A DNA window from Camelina sativa cultivar DH55 chromosome 13, Cs, whole genome shotgun sequence contains the following coding sequences:
- the LOC104737760 gene encoding scarecrow-like protein 6 gives MLLPFEEFQGKGISYFSSFSSSSSSFSQPPSPLLSRRKTIVGGEEVEVPTAEPNSVLDALISPTSSSTVSSSHGGNSAVGGGGVATTDEHCGQVVLGDWEQVPHDQEQSILRLIMGDSTDPSLELNSILQTSPTFHDSDYASPGFGVVDTTGFALDHHSVPGLLINQSQTHYTQNPAAIYYGHPPAKRLNPGPIGLTEQLVKAAEVIESGGGDTCLAQGILARLNQQLSSPVGKPLERAAFYFKEALNNLLHNVSQTLNPYSLIFKIAAYKSFSEISPVLQFANFTSNQALLESFQGFHRLHIVDFDIGYGGQWASLMQELVLRDNAAPLSLKITVFASPANHDQLELGFTQDNLKHFASEINISLDIQVLSLDLLGSISWPNESEEKEAVAVNISPASFSQRPLVLRFVKHLSPTIIVCSDRGCERTDLPFPQQLAQSLHSHAALLESLDAVNANLDAMQKIERFLIQPEIEKLVMDRSRPIERPMMTWQAMFLQMGFSPVTHSNFTESQAECLVQRTPVRGFHVEKKHNSLLLCWQRTELVGVSTWRCRSS, from the coding sequence ATGCTCTTACCCTTTGAAGAGTTTCAAGGGAAGGGGAtttcttatttctcttctttctcttcttcttcctcctccttctcccaacCACCGTCGCCCCTTTTGAGCCGCCGCAAAACTATAGTTGGAGGAGAGGAAGTCGAAGTTCCCACAGCGGAGCCTAACTCTGTTCTTGACGCCCTGATTAGCCCTACCTCCTCCTCCACGGTGTCTTCCTCTCACGGCGGTAACAGCGCCGTCGGAGGCGGCGGCGTCGCCACCACCGATGAGCATTGCGGACAGGTTGTTTTGGGTGATTGGGAGCAAGTGCCTCATGACCAGGAACAGAGCATTCTCAGACTCATCATGGGAGATTCCACAGATCCCTCCCTTGAACTCAACAGCATTCTCCAGACATCTCCCACCTTTCACGACTCTGATTACGCATCACCTGGATTCGGAGTCGTCGACACCACCGGATTCGCTTTAGACCACCACTCTGTTCCCGGCCTTCTGATCAACCAAAGCCAGACTCACTACACACAGAATCCGGCGGCCATCTACTACGGGCATCCACCGGCGAAGCGGCTCAACCCTGGCCCCATAGGGCTAACGGAGCAGCTGGTCAAGGCAGCAGAGGTGATAGAGAGCGGCGGCGGCGACACGTGTCTAGCTCAGGGGATATTGGCGCGGCTCAATCAACAGCTCTCTTCCCCAGTCGGGAAGCCATTGGAAAGAGCAGCTTTCTACTTCAAAGAAGCTCTAAACAATCTCCTCCACAACGTctcccaaaccctaaacccttacTCCCTCATCTTCAAGATCGCCGCTTACAAATCTTTCTCCGAGATCTCTCCCGTTCTCCAGTTCGCCAACTTCACCTCCAACCAAGCCCTCCTCGAGTCCTTTCAGGGCTTCCATCGCCTCCACATCGTCGACTTCGACATCGGCTACGGTGGCCAATGGGCCTCCCTCATGCAGGAGCTCGTTCTCCGCGACAACGCCGCTCCCCTCTCCCTCAAGATCACCGTTTTCGCTTCTCCGGCGAACCACGACCAGCTCGAACTTGGTTTCACTCAGGACAATCTCAAGCACTTCGCCTCTGAGATCAACATCTCCCTTGACATCCAAGTTCTCAGCTTAGACCTCCTCGGCTCTATCTCGTGGCCTAACGAGTCGGAGGAGAAAGAAGCCGTCGCCGTTAATATCTCCCCCGCGTCCTTCTCGCAACGACCTTTGGTCCTCCGTTTCGTGAAGCATCTATCTCCGACGATCATCGTCTGCTCCGACAGAGGATGCGAAAGGACGGATCTGCCCTTTCCGCAGCAGCTCGCCCAGTCGCTGCACTCACACGCCGCCCTCCTCGAATCCCTCGACGCCGTCAACGCCAACCTCGACGCAATGCAGAAGATCGAGAGGTTTCTGATACAGCCGGAGATAGAGAAGCTGGTGATGGATCGTAGCCGTCCGATAGAAAGGCCGATGATGACGTGGCAAGCTATGTTTTTGCAGATGGGGTTCTCGCCGGTGACGCACAGTAACTTCACGGAGTCTCAGGCGGAGTGTTTGGTTCAACGGACGCCGGTGAGAGGCTTTCACGTCGAGAAGAAACATAactctcttctcctttgttgGCAACGGACAGAACTCGTCGGAGTTTCAACCTGGAGGTGTCGCTCCTCCTGA